The DNA window TGCGTCTTGAAGTGGAGATAGAGGCCCTTGCGCGTGCCGTGCTCGAAGATCGTCTCCCACTGGTCCAACCGCGACACGTCGAACCTGCTGCGCTCGGTGTAGGTCGTGTAGGGGAAGACATTCCGGTCGTCCCCGTTGATGTTCATCGTGAGGAAGGAGACGGAGTTGAGCCCCTCCGCGGCGAGGTAGTTCAGCGCGCCGATGAGCCCCTTGCCTTTCGTGCCTTGCCACACGGGATCGCCCGCCTGCCAATCGGCCACATGCGGGCCCCACGTTTTGACCAGATCGTCCTTCTGGCCGTCGGTCTTGAAGTCGCCGTCGAAGTCCGCGTACGAAAGCAGGTTCTCCGGGGAATCGACCCCCGTCTTCATGAAGTACTCGCCGCTGCCGGAGAAGCGCAGGTAATGGCGGCCCACGTATTCCAGCCGACCCTTCGAGCGGAAGTCGCGGCCGGTCTTGTCACTGGGCGCGATGACGAATGCACCCTGCACTCCGTCGAAGTGGCCGCCGCTGCTTCCGGACATTGCGTCATCTGCCGACGCAACATTTGTCCCGCTGCGGAAGGATACCGTGTATGTCCACTCGCCGACGAGATCCGGCGCGAAATGGACACGCCAGATATTGCCCGTGGTCGCCGATGTCTCCGCGGCATTTCCATCCGCGGCATAATATCCGGGGACGATTCTCGTCGTGCCGGTGGCGGTGTGGATAAAGGTGATATCCGCCCGGTAGTCGGTGAAGGGATTCGGCGTCGCGGCCTCGCCCGTCTGCGGTCCTGCGAAGTCGAAAGTCAGCTTGTGCCAGCGTTTCAGCTCTCCCTCCACAGGCAGGGCGATCGGCGTCTGTGCGGACAAGGGAGATATCGCCGACGCGACGGCTGATAAGACAAGTCCGATTACCCGATATGGAAGGTTAAGCCGCATGAACGATAAGGAAGGGGGGAGGAGACAAACGTGGCAACCGCGCAAGGTCGCTGCGCAAATCGTGCCGGAATACGTGTGAACCGCATTTCGTCCCGAAAGCCACGCAGTTCAACTGAAAAGCATATCCCGCTCGTTATCCCATCGGTGTGAAGGCCGCGCGCAATCTGCAAACGACGGCCTTGGCACCAAGCAAAACGCACACACTGGGAGCACTCCGGCCTTGCCTCGCGTGGTGACCACCGGCAGCGTCCGCGCCGCTTTGACCGACACGATGCCACAGGCTTGTCCCGCCAGTCTCACTCCGCCCTGAAGCGAGAGTTCGAGCTGCTGATGCTCCCGTGATTTCCGCCGGGCCCGGTTGTCCGGCGGTTGATTCGTCTGCCTGTGTCCATCCCGCCGCACGTCGCGGCCTCGTCCTGTTGTATTGTCATGCCTTCCTTGAATTCTCCGTGGTTTTCCAATCTGCGCGGCGACCTGCTCGCCGGCATCGTCGTCGCCCTCGCCCTCATCCCCGAGGCAATCGCCTTCTCCATCATCGCCGGGGTCGATCCACAGGTCGGCCTCTATGCGTCCTTCTGCATCGCGATCGTCATCTCATTCGTCGGCGGGCGACCGGCGATGATCTCCGCGGCCACCGGTGCGATGGCGCTGGTCATGGCCACGCTGGTGAAGGAGCACGGTCTCCAGTATCTGCTCGCCGCCACGCTGCTGACCGGCGTGATCCAGTTCGGCTTCGGCGTCATGAAGGTTGGCGGGCTGATGCGCTTCGTATCGAGGTCCGTCATCACCGGCTTCGTGAATGCCCTCGCCATCCTCATCTTCATGGCACAGCTCCCCGAGCTGGACCTGCGGGTGGAGGGCGTGAGCTGGATCTCCTACGCGATGCTCGCCGGTGGACTGGCGATCATCTACCTGCTGCCCAGATTGACGAAGGCGGTGCCGTCCTCGCTGGTATGCATCATTGTCATGACGGTGCTCGCGGAGCTGCTGCGGCTGGACGTCCGCCGCGTGGGGGATCTCGGACAATTGCCGGACACGCTGCCCGTTTTCCTCTGGCCACAGGTGCCGCTGAATTTCGAGACGCTCGCGATCATCCTGCCGTATTCGGTGAGCCTTGCGGTGGTCGGCCTGCTGGAGTCGCTGATGACCGCGCAGATCGTGGACGACATGACGGACACGACGAGCGACAAGAACCGCGAGTGCCGCGGGCAAGGCATCGCGAACTTCGTGGCGGGTCTCTTCGGCGGCATGGCAGGCTGCGCGATGATCGGGCAGTCGGTCATCAATGTGAGGTCCGGTGGGCGCACCCGCTTGTCCACGCTCACCGCGGGCGTGGTGCTCCTGCTGTTGCTCCTCTTGCTGAATGACCAGGTGAGGAAGATGCCGATGCCCGCGCTGGTGGCGGTGATGGTCATGGTCTCCATCGGCACCTTCAACTGGGCGTCCTTCCGGAATCTGGCCATCCATCCGAGGTCCACGAGCACGGTGATGATCGCCACGGTGGTGACCGTCGTCTGGACGCACAATCTCGCGCTGGGGGTGGGTGCCGGTGTCTTGCTCAGCGCCCTGTTCTTCGCGCGGAAGATCGCGCAGGTGATGGAGGTGACCAGCAGCCGGGAAGGGGACACCCGCACCTATGTCGTGCGCGGGCAGGTCTTCTTCGCATCGGCGGGGCGCTTCACCGAGGCCTTCGATTTCAAGGAGACGCTGGCGAAGGTGGTCATCGATGTTTCCCACGCGCATCTCTGGGATCTCACCGCGGTCGGTGCGCTGGACAAGGTGGTCTTGAAATTCCGCCGCGAGGGTGCCGAGGTCGGGATCAT is part of the Luteolibacter flavescens genome and encodes:
- a CDS encoding SulP family inorganic anion transporter, which translates into the protein MPSLNSPWFSNLRGDLLAGIVVALALIPEAIAFSIIAGVDPQVGLYASFCIAIVISFVGGRPAMISAATGAMALVMATLVKEHGLQYLLAATLLTGVIQFGFGVMKVGGLMRFVSRSVITGFVNALAILIFMAQLPELDLRVEGVSWISYAMLAGGLAIIYLLPRLTKAVPSSLVCIIVMTVLAELLRLDVRRVGDLGQLPDTLPVFLWPQVPLNFETLAIILPYSVSLAVVGLLESLMTAQIVDDMTDTTSDKNRECRGQGIANFVAGLFGGMAGCAMIGQSVINVRSGGRTRLSTLTAGVVLLLLLLLLNDQVRKMPMPALVAVMVMVSIGTFNWASFRNLAIHPRSTSTVMIATVVTVVWTHNLALGVGAGVLLSALFFARKIAQVMEVTSSREGDTRTYVVRGQVFFASAGRFTEAFDFKETLAKVVIDVSHAHLWDLTAVGALDKVVLKFRREGAEVGIIGMNEASATVVDKLAIHDKPGALERMLEH